CCAGAACTCCTAATATAAGATTtgccacattcactgcacttGTAAGAcctttctccagtgtgaactctCTGATGATAACGAAAGTTAGACTTATCATtaaaagatttcccacattcactgcacttaAAAGGCTTTTCTCCAGTGTGCATTCTCCTATGGAAACTGAGGTGGTTGCTTTGGCTaaaggatttcccacattcattgcACTTAAAAGGcctttctccagtgtgaactctCTGATGAACACGGAGGCTAGAACGCCAAATATAAGCTTTCTCACATTTATTGCACTTATAAGACCTTTCTCCAGTGTGAGCTCTCTGATGATGACGAAAACCAGACCTATCATAaaaagatttcccacattcattgcACTCAAAAGCCTTTTTTCCAGTGTGCATTTTCCTATGGAAACTGAGGTGGCTGCTTTGCCTAAAGGATTTTCCACATTCATTGCACTTAAAAGGcctttctccagtgtgaactctCTGATGTCGAACTAATTGGCACCTTCGAAAAAAAGATTTATCACAATACTTGCACTCATAAGGCTTTACTCCCACGTGAATTTTCCTATGGTCATCGAGGTATTCCCTTCGACAGAAGGacttcccacattcactgcactcaAAAGGCTTTTCTCCAGTGTGGATTTGCCCATAGGCACTAAGGCGGTGGCCTTGGATAAAGGATATTCCACAGTCTCTGCATTCATAAGGGCTTTGTCCAGTGTGAACTTTCCGGTGCTGAGTAAGTTTACATCTTTCAGTGCAGGTTTTCCCACATTTGTTGCACAAACAAAGCCCTTCACTACTGAACACTCTTTCATCCTGAACAAGTATGTCTCTGTGGCTGGAGGCCTTCTTGCATTCTCTGATGCTGAGATGACTTTTTCTACTGCGAAAAACAGCTCCACATTTGTCACTGTTTAGTTTCTTACTAGGATTAGCAGCCTGTTGCTGAAGCCCCATGTTAGCCAGAAAATCCTTCCCAATCTTCCTGTAGGTAAAGAGGTTCCCTGATGCATTGACTGTGCAGCTCTTCAAAAATGAGGGTCCCCCCACATCACATCTGAAGTGTTTCTCTCTAATGTGCTGCCTCTGGGGCTGTTGAAGGTCTACAGTGAAATAGAACTGCTTCCCATATGTCCCACGTGTGTATGATTTCTGCCCTCTATGTGTTCCCTGGTGTTCAGCCAAGTGCAGGATGTCTCTCAAGACTTGGACACACATCTTACATGGCTGGCCCTTCTCAGGAGACACACCTGCCCCAGAAGTCCTGATCTGTGACACTCCTACAGGTGAGCTCTGTTCACAAGGTGGCTGTTCATCCTCAACTCCATGACAAGAACCTGAAAACGAACAAGTGATGTTGAAGAACATGCTGACTTTAATGAGGCTGGGGAATGGGGGAGGCGGGAACGACACCAACACAAGGGTACCTTTGACACATGAAACGATCAGTCCAAGGGATTGTGTTTGGAAAATCAAGTTGGGATCAAACTGAGGACGCAGCTGCTGTGCATTACTGGCCCTTAACATCACAGAATTGAGGCGGCCTCACCAAGCCCAAGGCACAAGGACTGGATGTGGCCCAAGTGTGAAAGGCATCTTCTACAATTCACTCTTCTGTCAACGCTGGTGACCTATGATACTATTTAAAAGTATATGTACAGGCCCCAGAAAATCTCACTGGAACAGGCAACTAGTGTTCAAGGAATATTAAAGGTTACCCCTGTGTTTTAGGACATAAATAATGCCAGAAACTAGTATGGGGAAAACAGTGATCACTTACCACATGAGGTAAGTGATCTAGAGAGGTGGTAGGGAGTTTATACCAGGCTGAAGTCAGGATAAAAGGGAGAAACAGTACAAATGACAAGCTGTAAGGGTGTCaacaatggagaaaggatgacAGAAGTGATCTGTGGCCACTGGCAATGGCACTAAAACAGCAGTCAGACAAGACAGGTTCCTAGTATGACTTCAGCAGAGACCTGACATCAAGCCCTCTCCCAGCTGCCACTCATTCTGGCCAGGCTATCCCTGGGCTCTTTTTGGCTGAAACAACGGTCATGTCCATCCCAGGAGCACCAAGGACTCTCCACCTCCAGCTGAACGACTACATAGGACACAAAGGATACAAGTCCTAATGGAAAGTCAGGACAGGTGAGTGGCCAACACTGGCCCAGAGGAACTCAGTTCacaagagagaaagaatggaTACTTACATActaaaaaaagaatctccaaggagctagaggaaaggaggaagagcaggagtaCAAAGTGTTAGGAATCAATCTCTCCACCTAAAAAACAACTGTACTGTCAGAATTTAACTGATGTTAATATTTTGCAACTCTGGAGTCTACTGTAGATTTCCATTGTCTGAAATTACATTAACTTTGTTAAGTTCAGTTCTTAGCATGTAGTAGCCACCAACAACCCCAACCCAAGTTCTAGGGCAGACAGCTGGGCACATGTCCCTGGAGCAGTGTGCATGCAGCCTGCAGGAGCTGGAGTGGGAACAAAGCACCTGGTCCACCAAGTATCAGAGATGTGCACTCTGCTGCTTCTGAAAGCAGACGGTTGACACAGAGGTGTACTGGCATTGCTGTAAATAGTACCAGCACCATACAAAGCACCAGCCAACCCTGGATGAAGCACACCCAGGAAATTTAAAGGGCCAATGTCTATTCTCCCTCTCTTCATCGTTCTCGTTTTCCCTTTTGGGGAGTGAGATATTTAGGGACCAGgacaataaaaagtaaacatttgtATGGGGGAACTTTAAAACTCATAGCACACCTTCAAGCAAAGGAACAGTGAAAAGACCTTACATTTCCACCTCGTGTTAACATTCAGAAAAGACACCCTAAAACcatcaaaaacaaagagaaaacaccACACAGCAAATCTTGGTTAAAAAGGAAAcaggagattcctcagaagactgggaatagacttaccatattacccaggaatcccgctcttgggcatatatccagaaggaaccctacttcaaaatgacacctgcaccccaatgttcacagcagcactatttacaacagccaagacatggaaacagcctaaatgtccatcaacagatgactagataaagatgtggtatatttatacaatggaatagtattcagccataaaaagtgacaacataacaccatttgcagcaatatggatgttactggagaatgtcattctaagtgaattaagtcagaaagagaaagaaaaacaccgtatgagattgctcatatgtggaatctaaaaaaaacaaaaacaaaaacagaaaacaaaaaacaaaacaaaaaaacataaatacaaaacaaaaacagagtcatagacatagaatacaaacttgtggttgccagggggatgggggtgggtgggaagggactgggatttcaaaatgtagaatagataaacaagattgtactgtgtagcacagggaaatatatgcaggatcttgtggtggctcacagcaaaagagaatatgacaaggatgtatgtatgttcatgtataactgaaaaattgtgctctacactggaatttgacacaacattgtaaaatgactataactcaataaaaaagttaaaaaaaaaaaacaaaacaaaaaaacaaaacaaaacaaacaaaaaaaggactgACAGAAAAATAGCCCCAAACTATGCATAGTGACTACATGTTTCTCAAGACATGtaggaaaaaacaacaataaaagagTTGCTTTCACACCACTGGATATCATGGGAGAAAAGGACctaaagcaagcaagcaagcaagaagaAGGCCACCTGTCTATGACCGGGTCTTCATTCCACCAGAGTCCATGGACAAGGGGCTGAGCCCAGGGGCAGAAGGAAGCTAAAAAATGGCTAGAGAAATAGTGAGGGAATTTTGCTAGAGAATTTTatatttgcaattaaaaaaaaaatctattcctaAAATGTTGTGCCCTCCAAATTTTAGTTTCCTGGTGAATAGCTCTGGTGGCTTgaccttagttttttttttttttttttttccaatgggtAGTTTGGGTAAATTAAATAGtcttgttcaaaaaaaaaaaaaaaaaaggaaacaggattTCCACAGCTACAATATTATCAGATAAAAATGCtcagttttcaacaacaaaaagtcacaaggcatacaaagaaacaggaatatATGATGCAgtcaaatgaaaataacaaatctATAGCAATTGTACCTTCTGAACAGGTACACAAGGAACAAACAGTTGGTGAACTGActagaaaaagactttaaaacaactgTCTGAAACATGTTCAAATAGCTACACAAGTGGATGAAAAAAAATTGCCCAAACAAAAGGGAAATAACAATAAGTAGTAAGTACTATAAAAAATTGAGCACCTGAAAAGGCCAAtttctgaagtgaaaaaaaaaatctctagaagGATCCAACGCAGAAAAACATTCCAGATTTGATGAAAGACACGGATATAAACACCTAAGTATCTCAATGAACTCCAAGCAGGATAACCTTTGAGACCCACAGTGCggcacattataatcaaactgttcAAAGGCAGAGACAAAGAGTGAATCTCAAAATCATCAAGAGAGAAAGGATCCCCAACAAGATTATCAGTAGACTTCTCAACAGAAATCTTGGGGAGCCAGAAAGCAGTGGGGCTGATACATTCAAGTCATTGAATGAAAAATGTGGCAAACAAGAATCCTAGATCAGGCAAGATCATCCTTCAATAATAAGGAGAAATTAAGGTATTCTCAGGGAAACAAAAGCTGAGGAAGTCCTTTACGACTACACCTGTAAAGGGAGTCCTTCAGATTGAAATCAAAGGAAACTAAACAATAATTcagttatttgaagaaataaagatatcTGAAAGTTAAGTTACAGGAAATTTTAACAGCCAGTTTCATTATAACATTATCAGTGCATGTACTTGTTTTCCTACATGATTTCGGAGACTCTCACATGTTAAAATATAAGTCGCAGTTTAACCACTCAtcatataaagatgtaattttgtgAAAACAGTAATTGAAAATGGTGGGGACAGAGCTGTATACCATCAGATTTTTTAGTGTTATTGATGGTAAACTGGTATAAATTAAAATTAGTATGCTCTAGCTTTAGGATATTAAATGTAATCCCAATGGTAACTACAACAAAAGATATATGGGAACACAATGGAAACAAGAAGGGAATTAAGACATTTCACTACAAAAACATCAACTAAATGCaaggagaaaataacaaaaaataaggcAAACAAATCCCTAAACACACAagaaagaaagtataaaataagaaaaagtatctTTCATCAGAAATTGCTATagatgtaaatggattaaactcccAAAGCAAAAGACTGACTTgcagaatagattttaaaaatgctcTGACTATATACTGCCGACAAAAGACAAGTTAAAAATGAAAGGttagaaaagatatttcatgtaaatagtaACCAAAACACAGGTGTGGCTACTATTAATACAAGACAATAAAGATTTTAAGTCTAAAAAGGGTACAAAGGACATTATATTTTGACAAGAGATTTAACTTAAGAGGCAGAAATAATTAGATATATTTACACACCGAATAATACaccatcaaaatatataaagcaaaaactgacagttGTAAGGAGGAACAGTCCTACAATAACATTTGGAGATTTCAATACTCTGCTATCAATAATGGATAAGAACAACAGATTTAATTAGATAAAGATTATACAAACTACACTCTCAAACCTCAATGGAATGAAGataaaaatcaacatacagaaaactGAAATATTCACAAATTTGTGGAACTCGGATAATATGCCCTTAAACGACCAATAGTTTcaagaaaaaaagtcacaaaggaaactagaaaataaaacttagaagatgcagcaaaagcagtactgAGGGGAAAACTGAGAGCAAAAAATGCTTACATCAAGATAGAAGAAATGTCATGACTCAACAAGCTAACTTTACAACTCGACGAActacaaaaagaacaaagtaaacgAAGCTTTCTGGAAAAGGAAATGGTAAAGATTAGATTAATAAAAGCCAGACCATTCTGTTCTTAACAAAGCCTATCCTAATCAAAATTATTGAACCAGAGCCTAACCTGCTGCAGTTTTATCAGAGCCAAACTTGTCTgggaaaaacaaaatactcaactTCAGCCCCCCTGTGCCCATCCTCTCCCACctaagggaaggaaaaataaattgaaaagccCTTGTGAGGTTCACAGTCTAGACACAGGAACTCATTAAAAGCCTGAAAATTAAACACACTATGAATGCTTACAGGGCTATGCCTGTTTTCTCACCACACCTTACCAACACACACCAATACAGGACTATCATCATGCCAGTTTTCAAGATAATATTACAGGGCACactaaaaggggggaaaaaggttTTAGAAGACAAAGGAAGCTTCAGAGCTGGAATCAGATTATTACAGGGATGTTGCAATACTGATATTGGGAGTAAGAGATAACTATGATTAATGTGCTAATTAAAGTCTGCTAAGGATAAAGTACATATTACATGAGACCAGAGGGCAATATAAAGCAGACAggtggaaattctaagaaagaaccgaaaaaaaaaaaaaaaaaaaaaagcaagagatcAAAAACACAGTAATAGAAATGAAGATGGCTGTGATGGGCTCATTCACAGACTGtacacagctgaggaaagaatctgagCTTGATGTTCTCTTAgtagaaacttcaaaaaaaaaggaaaaagaaaagaaactttcagaactgtaaagcaagcaaacaaaaaaagactaaaaacaataaaacaaaaatattcaagaactgtgggacaactacaaaagaattaatatacatgtatagaaacatcacaaagagaaagtgaaaaaaggaacaaagaaatatttcaagCAATAATGATGGAGAACTTCcaccaaattaatgtcagacaccaacTCACAgacccaggaagctcagagaacatcaAACTGGTTGAATACCAAAAAAACACACCTAGGCATACCATattcaaaagcagaaagaaaaatcctGAAACATCTTACCTACAGAGGagcaacaaaaaaaattacatttgaagTCTCCTCACAACTCATGCAAACAGAATGCAGTGAAACATTTCAGGTGCtggggagggacacggggaaagCCTCAACAACCTAGAAGTCAACATCCACTAAAATTAACCGTCAAAAGTGATGGTGAAATACAAACCTTCTTAGACACAGAAAATTTGTGGGAATTTATTAAAACAAGTTCTACAGATGGAAACTGATATAAATCAGAAATCTGGGTTTCACACATATAGGAAGAGTATCaagaataaaaactttaaaagagaaatcACACAATGTCTTTTCTCAGACCACACTGGGTTACACCAGAAACCAGTAACAGAAGAATAGGaacaaaattccaaaatattGTGAAAGTAAACAATAAATCTACAAATAACAcatagatcaaagaagaaatcacagacCAACATCACTCATGAACACAGGCACAAAAATCCTCACAAAATATTACTAAATTCATTCAAAaactgtataaaaagaattaaacaccACAATGAAGTGGGATTTACCCAAGGTTTGCAAGGCTGGTTTAACATTCGAAAGTCAATTAATATGATCCATatcaacagattaaaaaaaacaaatgattgCATTAATAAATGCAGGGAAATAACCTGACAAAACCCAACACTCACTCATGAAAACTATCTATCTCTTAGTGAACTAAACATAGAGGAAAACTTCAACTTGCTAATGTAAATAAAACCCTACAGCTATTATCATACTTAACAGAGAAAAACTAGAAGCTTTCTCACTGAGAAAAGGCAAGGATGTTCCATCTTACCACTCCTTTTCAGCTTTATATTGGAATTCAAAATTAACGCCATGGAATAAGGTTATGTAAAAGATGTACTGATTTGGACGGAAAGAAGAAAACGCTTCATTCTCAGATAACATGATcaactatgttaaaaaaaaaaaacaaaaaccaaaccaaaccaaaccaaaccaaatcctGGAATGAAACAGCAATTATTTCAAACTATACCAAGGTTTCAAAATataaggttaatatacaaaagtcaatcacCCTCcaatataccagcaatgaacatgtgaaatttaaaattaaaagcacaatacTGTGTACAttactataaaaaagaaaaacaattcaagAAAGAAATACTTATTTATAAATCTACCAACAAGATGTGTGTGtgggaaactataaaactctgatgaatgaaatgaaataaataaataaatggaaaggtatttCATGTCCATAAATAGAAAGACACACTATTGTCAAGATGTTAGTTCTATCCAACTTGATCCACAGATGCAATGCAATCCAAATCAAAACTCCAGTAAGTTATTTTGTGGCTAGAAACAAACTGATCCTAAAGTTTATATAGAGAGGCAAAAGTCCCAGAACAGCCAACACAGTactgaaaaacaaagatgacAGACTGACACTACTAAATTTCAGGAattagtggggagggtacagttcaagAGCAAGAGCGTaaacttagcatgcatgaagtcctaggttcaacTCTAGGCATctcctctaaatataaataaataaagcttatcacctccccctgcccctccccccaaattagtATCTAGTCCTCAAGCCAGGGTGGTATTCTTGAAAGAATAGATAAATCGATCAATGAACAGTATTGAGAGCCCAAAAATAGACCCATAgaaatacagtcaattaatctttgacagatAAGCAAAGGCAATACACAGAGAAAAGATTAAGTCTTTAATAAATGATACTGGAACAACTGAacataacatacaaaaaaaaaaaaaaagaatctagacacaaACCTTTCACCCTTCACAAAAagtaactcagaatggatcagaCAAAATGTTAAATAGAAAATTCATACCAATCTCtaaaaacatatacaaaaataaacttaaaattgtttaaagacctaaatgtaacactggaaactataaaactcctagaggaaaacataggtagaacactCCTTGACATAAATCACTGCAATTTtcttttggatccatctcctagagtaatggaaataaaaccaaaaacaaacaaatggggcttaattaaaattaaaagcttttgtacagcaaaggaaaccatgagcacaagaaaaagacaaactattgaatgaaagaaaatagttgcaaacaatgatacttcaataaagatatgggtaaaagggaaaaaactgaaaaacttttGTACACCAAAGGACACTATGAATACAGGAAAACGGcaaccacagaatgggagaaaatatttaaaaatcatgtacACAACAAGGGATTATTATCCAGAATATAGAAAGCCCATAACACAACCATCAAATAGTCAGcaagtataaaaatgaaaaaggatttgaacagatatttttcaagtgatatacaaatggccaataaccacatcattagggaaatgcaatcTAAATGGTAAAAAATACACCAGTTCACACCAGTTAGGACAAGTacccaaagaagagaaaataacagatgctggtggggatgtagaATTGGGATCTTGGAAAAGGGTCTTACAAGAACAGCTCAAGGTCTGCTTTAGTAGTGACCATGTCAATGACAACAGTTTGTTGTACAGTCAGGCACCGCTTAATGTCAGGTACATGAGTGGAGCAAAATTTCTATACCAAAGAACTGGACAGTCAGCTGGCCAGAGAGAGGGCAAGCAAGGAGGGATCTCCCAGGCTGAGCGCAAGACCACTGACCCTCAATCACTACCTGCATGTTGCTGGGACACCAGCAGTTCCCGCAATAAGAATGCACTCAGCCGAACCATAGTAACCCCAGCAACTACCCAGGGAATTGAAGAAAAAAGTAAGTGCCCACGGTACagaactgagaaatcagagctcCCCACGGGCAAGAGCCTAGTTCGGAGGATAGGGATGGGTGTGAGGGCCTTACCCAGCATGGATACAAGGGCAAAGTTCTCCAGCATGACATCAAGGTACAGACATATCTGAACCTCATCAAGCAGACACCATTCCTCCCGGGAGAAGTACACAGCCACATCctcaaaggtcacactgtcctgcTATAATGGGGACAAACAAAACCATGAACAGTCTCACTCCTGAAAACCCACGACCCATCTTCCCACACATCTACCCTACTGCCCAACTAGATGGAGCCTTGAGACCTGGGTAAGAAAACCTTCCTGCCCTGATCTGAATCTCCCATGGCCTCCAGAATACACAGGCATTCATTTCAAACCTAACTCCTGCTCTTCACTGCTGTTTATTCCCATCAGAAATTACCTAAACCAGCTCAGCCTCACTTGAAACCAGTTATCACCTACTGGAACCGGTTCGAGCAATAACCCACAGCACGTTCTATTGGTGGTAGGAAACGCATACTCTCTCCATATTCCCCATCCTGGACTCAGGATCCTGAGCATGGGATTAACCAGGGTCCCCAAACCAAAGGGCTTGAAGAATGGcaggtgaagacacgcgaaggcatctCAAATACA
This Camelus bactrianus isolate YW-2024 breed Bactrian camel chromosome 9, ASM4877302v1, whole genome shotgun sequence DNA region includes the following protein-coding sequences:
- the LOC105074426 gene encoding uncharacterized protein LOC105074426 isoform X1, whose protein sequence is MAAAALRVGAQQDSVTFEDVAVYFSREEWCLLDEVQICLYLDVMLENFALVSMLGSCHGVEDEQPPCEQSSPVGVSQIRTSGAGVSPEKGQPCKMCVQVLRDILHLAEHQGTHRGQKSYTRGTYGKQFYFTVDLQQPQRQHIREKHFRCDVGGPSFLKSCTVNASGNLFTYRKIGKDFLANMGLQQQAANPSKKLNSDKCGAVFRSRKSHLSIRECKKASSHRDILVQDERVFSSEGLCLCNKCGKTCTERCKLTQHRKVHTGQSPYECRDCGISFIQGHRLSAYGQIHTGEKPFECSECGKSFCRREYLDDHRKIHVGVKPYECKYCDKSFFRRCQLVRHQRVHTGERPFKCNECGKSFRQSSHLSFHRKMHTGKKAFECNECGKSFYDRSGFRHHQRAHTGERSYKCNKCEKAYIWRSSLRVHQRVHTGERPFKCNECGKSFSQSNHLSFHRRMHTGEKPFKCSECGKSFNDKSNFRYHQRVHTGERSYKCSECGKSYIRSSGLRVHQRVHTGERPFKCSDCGKSFMVWSGLRYHQRVHSGEKPYECSQCGKSFTARSSLCYHQRVHTAGKPSESRECGKSSTDRSGLLYHQSSEWRKAL
- the LOC105074426 gene encoding uncharacterized protein LOC105074426 isoform X3; the encoded protein is MCVQVLRDILHLAEHQGTHRGQKSYTRGTYGKQFYFTVDLQQPQRQHIREKHFRCDVGGPSFLKSCTVNASGNLFTYRKIGKDFLANMGLQQQAANPSKKLNSDKCGAVFRSRKSHLSIRECKKASSHRDILVQDERVFSSEGLCLCNKCGKTCTERCKLTQHRKVHTGQSPYECRDCGISFIQGHRLSAYGQIHTGEKPFECSECGKSFCRREYLDDHRKIHVGVKPYECKYCDKSFFRRCQLVRHQRVHTGERPFKCNECGKSFRQSSHLSFHRKMHTGKKAFECNECGKSFYDRSGFRHHQRAHTGERSYKCNKCEKAYIWRSSLRVHQRVHTGERPFKCNECGKSFSQSNHLSFHRRMHTGEKPFKCSECGKSFNDKSNFRYHQRVHTGERSYKCSECGKSYIRSSGLRVHQRVHTGERPFKCSDCGKSFMVWSGLRYHQRVHSGEKPYECSQCGKSFTARSSLCYHQRVHTAGKPSESRECGKSSTDRSGLLYHQSSEWRKAL